The Acidobacteriota bacterium genome segment GTCCGCGATGATCTGATCGCGGACAAAGGTTTTTCTTGAGTCCGGCATCGGCAGGTTCGAAGCCACGGCGGTTTCCACGGGACGGATGTCCTCCAGGCTCTCGAACAGACCCAGGATATGGACCTCTTCGGAGGACGTGATCTCAATGCCCGGAAAAACCCGAAGGCCCGATTCCGCCGCCGCCCGGACGGCCGCCGCCGTGTTCGCCGCCGTATTGTGATCGCAGAGGGCGATGATGTCCAGTCCGGCCTTGCGGGCCTCATCCACGATGCGGCGGGGGGACATCTCGACTTCGCCGCAGGGCGAAAGACAGGAATGAATGTGCAGATCGGCCCGGTAGCGTCTCAGGGCCATCAGGCTCCGCGAAGGCCGAGACCATGAAGGCGGCCGGCCAGTTCGAAGGCGCCGAGAGCGCTGCCGAGCAGCGGCAGCCCCTCCTTTTCGGCCCTCTGGACGGTCTCCGGTTCGGGAGTCCGGCCGCCGGAGATAACGACGCCCGCAAGATCCTTGAGGACGGCGACGGCGACGATATTGGGATGAATCTGAATGGTGATCCACAGAACATTCTCTCCGCCGCGGGCCATCACATCGCTCAGGAGGTCTCCGGCATAGCCGCTCTTGACGGCGCGTTGAAGCCCGTTCTCACCGGCGAAAACAGTGAGATCAAGCCGGGCAACCAGTTCGGCCAGGGTCATGGTGTCTCCTTCCAGGTCATGGGACAGTCGCGGATGTCGGCCAGACCGCGGACGATGTCGTCGGCCAGAGTCGCGCAATACGGCGCGCCGCAGAAGCCGCAATCCTTTCCGGGAAGCCGCTGGAGGATTTCGTCGCGAAGGCCGGCTTTGCGGATGGCTTCGGCCGGATCGGCGTCCAGCGGAGCGGAGGGTTGGGGTTCCAAGGGATGCTGGAACGACAGGAAATTTTCCCGGTACATGGTCCGGATCTCGCTTCTGTCGATGACGGATTTATCACCGGCTTTTTTGGCCAGGTGCAAGATGCGGCTTTTGGCCAGAAAACGGTTCTCGATCGACAGGGGCCCGCCCACGCAGCCGTCGGGACAGACCATGCACTCCAGGTAGTCGACGTCCCGGAGAAGACCGGATTCGACCTGATCCAGCACGTGAATGGTGTCCTGAACCCCGGAAACGGCCACGGTTCTGAACTTGGGCAGACTGCGGGTTTCTCCGCCGGAGATGGACCAGCCGATGCCGAGACCGCTCATCGAAGAATCCGGAAACAGGTGCCGCATGATGGCCGTGTCGTCTTTTTTTCGGAGGATATCGAGAATCGGCGGATAGATGTCGCGGATGGAAACGGCGCCGTCGAGAAAGGACTTTTTCATGGTTGCCGGGTGATTGATGGACACAAGTTTGGCCGGGCAGGGCGTGATGTGAATGATGCCGATATCTTCGGGCTTGAGTTTCAAGGCCGCGGGCAGCGTCGAACGCAGAATTTTGGCGCCGATTTCCCGCGGCGGCTCGAACGGGACAATGAGCTCGCTGAGAGCCGGGAAGCGGCGCTGGATGAGCCGGACGACGACGGGGCAGGTCGAGGCGATGACGGGACGGGGCTGGGCGTGTTCGGTCAGATATTCCTCGACGGCGGCGATATAGAGTTCGCAGATCGCGCTGAGGTCGTAGACGTGGTCGAAGCCGATTTTTCTGAGGGCGTAAAGGATTTCGTAGGGAAGGACGCTGTTTCCGAATTGGCCGTAAAGGGCCGTGGCCGGAATGGCGACTTTGTAGGCGAACCTCTGCAGGTCGGAAAAGGATGTCGTGTGGGATTCGATGGCGTCCCGGGGACAATGCCGGATGCATTCGCCACAGTCGATGCACTGCCGGTCGATGACGCGGGCCTTGCCGTCCCGGATGCGGATGGCCTGGGTCGGGCAGGCGGTCAGGCAGTGGACGCACCCCGTGCATTTGTTGAGATTGATGCTGATGGCGTGCTGTTTTGCCTGAGTCATGGCCGGGACCCGTCCAGACAAACTGTGATCTCCAGACGTGTCCCCTGGCCCGGTTCGGAGGTCAGATGGAAGACGTCGGAGTTTTTCCGGATGTTCGGCAGTCCCATGCCGGCGCCGAATCCGAGCTCGCGCATTTCACGGGTCGCCGTCGAAAACCCTTCCTTCATGGCCAAGTTGATGTCGGGGATGCCCGGGCCTTCATCGTCAACGATGATGGAAACTTTTTCCGGTGTGACGGCCAGGCTGATCACGGCCTGCCGGGCATACATGATCACGTTCATTTCGGCTTCGAAGGCGGCGATGGCGAGACGCCGTACGGTCCCCGCGTCGATTCCGATGTCTTTGAGGAGATTCTTGATGCGGCAGGAGACATCGCCGGCCCGGGAAAACTCGCGGCCCTTGACCGAAAATTCAGTGCGAAAAGCCTTGTCCCCGGTCATCCGTCACTTCCCGTTCAGAAGCGCACCCATCCGCGTGCAGGCCTCGAACATGGGAAGAGGGGTTGAAGCAAGGGGCAAATCGTTCTTGAGGGCTTCCGCGATGATGTCGTCCGCCGGACGCTTGCCCTGGACGAAAACCACGGCGGCGATATCCGCCAGGGTGGCTGTCCGGACAACGTGGATATTGGCCAGTCCCGTTAAAAGAAGAGTTCCCGAATGGGCGAAGGCCAGGACGTCGCTCATGAGATCCGAGGCGAAAACGCGGGAAAAACGATGGGCGGTTTTGACGCCCGGCGTCAGGATGTCGCCCTGGAGCCGGACCAGGACGTCGTCCAGAGTCATGTCGACGCCCTGCCGCGGCGGCCGGATTTCTTTTTTCCGGTCTTGTCTCCGCCGGCCGCTTTTTTGTTTTCTGATTCCTGCGTCAACGCCGCCAGCACCTCGTCGGCCCGGGATTCCGTCATTTGGCCGTAGTATCGTCCGTCGACGACGACAAGGGGCGCCAGGGCACAGGCACCCAGGCAGTTGACACGCTCGAGCGTGAACTCGCCGTCGAATGATGTGCGGCCGGGTTCCAAGCCCATCCGCCGCGCGAAATGATCGAGAACGGCCCCGGCGCCGCGGACATGGCAGGCCGTTCCCATGCAGACCGTGCAGGTATGGCGTCCCCTGGGTTCAAGATGAAAGGATTTGTAAAATGTGGCCACGCTGTAGATATGGGACAGGGGAATATCCAGTTCCGCGGCCACCCCTTCGAGAATTTCGGGGGAAAGCCAGCGGGTTTCATCCTGGATATCCTGGAGAATGGGGATCAGGGCGTATTGACGCCCCTGATACCTGGCGATGACGTTTTGAATGGCGGCTGTTTCCGATATCACGCGCGGCTCCTTTCGTCGGTCCCTTTTCTTTCCCCGGAGTCTCTCGTCCGGGCATGGTTGACTATAAGCGAAGGCCGGGACACGCCCTTGTCAGCGGCAACGCTGCCAGTCCGATTCACTGAACAAACGGTCGAGTTCTTTCCAGAGATCCTTGACGTGGCAGCTCATATAAATCAGATCCTGGGCGGCGCCCTCGATATCCTTGACGAAATCGGGGAACAGGGTGTCTTCGCGGAAACCCAATTTGCGGAAAATGAGCTGGGCGCCGACTTGAGGCCGCATCAGGCGGGCGACGATGGTCTCGACGTTTCGGCGTACGGCGATGAAGTAGAGTTCGCGGATCATGACCGTGCCCAGCCCCTTGTTGCGAAACGGCCGGGCGATGATGACGCGGATTTCGGCCTGGTGTTCGCTCCAGCGCTCCCCGGAGAGTTCGAGATGTCCGTCGGCGATGATTTTCCCGTCGTGAAAGGCTCCGATGCGGATATGATCGCCCGCTTCGATGCGCTGCAGCCTCCGGCTGACGATTCTCTTGTCGGTGACGTCGACACGAAGGTATTTCCGGTCTTCGCGGGGCAGTCCTGCGTAAAAGGCCATCAGCGCGTCGAGATCGTCAAGGGTCAGTTCCCGGATGATGACTTCAGTGCCGTCTTTCAGGTTTTCTGTTTTTTCCATGCGGATTCGTCCCCTCTCATTGGAATCACGGTCAGGCCGCCTTTATAATCATGGCAGATCGTCGATAAACCTGATTGTATGTAAGCCCCGCCCCGAATGTCAAGGAAGTCGGATGTCGCGGTTTGACAGGCTGTCTCTCCGGGTGCTATCTTGAGAACCAGCGGCGATGCGAAGATTCATCCGGCGTTATCTCGATCTCCCCTTGCGACGCAAGTTGAATCTGAGCTTTCTTTCCGCCGCCGTCATCGGCAGTATCATTTTTTTTGTCATTGGGACACGGCTTGTCCACCGGACCGTTTTTTCACTGGCTCAGGCCAAGGTCGGACATGACTTGTCCGCCGCCTGGATGGTTTACAACGACCGTTTGAAGGGCCTGCTCGACACCGTCCGGTTGAGCGCGGCCATGGAATGTGTTCAGAATGCCCTGCAGGCCGGCGACCGGCCGGCCGTGGTGGAGAAACTGGAAGGGATCCGCCTCGAGTACGACATGGATGTTTTCACGGTGACCGATGCCTCCGGAAGGACCGTTCTCCGGACACATCGCCCGGATGTTTTCGGGGACGATCTTTCCGGAAACCCGATCCTGGCCGCGGCCCTTTCCGGCCGCGCCGCCGCCGGAACACGGATCGTCTCCCATGAAGAACTTCTCCTTGATGGCGAGGAGTTGGCCGGCCGGGCGTTTTTCACAATTGTTCCCACTCCCATGGCCGTCGAACGGATCGAGGATTATGAAGACCGGGGGATGATGATGGAAGCGGCGGCTCCGGTTTTCAGCGAAAGGGGAGAATTTCTGGGAGCCCTGCGCGGGGGGATTGTTCTCAACCGGAATTATGAAATCGTCGATCTGGTGAAGGACGTCGTTTTCAAAGGAGAGCGCCATCAGGACAAAGACATCGGAACGGCGACGATCTTCCAGAACGATCTTCGCATCGCCACGAATGTTCTGGACGATCAGGGCAACCGGGCGGTCGGGACGCGCGTCTCCCGGGATGTTCATCAGGCGGTTCTCAAAGAAGGCCGGGCCTGGATGGGACGTGCCTTCGTCGTCCGGGACTGGTCTATCACGGCCTATGAACCCATCCGTTCCTTCGAGGGAAACATTGTCGGCATGCTCTATGTCGGGATGCTGGAAAAACCGTAT includes the following:
- a CDS encoding NAD(P)H-dependent oxidoreductase subunit E is translated as MISETAAIQNVIARYQGRQYALIPILQDIQDETRWLSPEILEGVAAELDIPLSHIYSVATFYKSFHLEPRGRHTCTVCMGTACHVRGAGAVLDHFARRMGLEPGRTSFDGEFTLERVNCLGACALAPLVVVDGRYYGQMTESRADEVLAALTQESENKKAAGGDKTGKKKSGRRGRAST
- a CDS encoding DRTGG domain-containing protein, whose protein sequence is MTLAELVARLDLTVFAGENGLQRAVKSGYAGDLLSDVMARGGENVLWITIQIHPNIVAVAVLKDLAGVVISGGRTPEPETVQRAEKEGLPLLGSALGAFELAGRLHGLGLRGA
- a CDS encoding [Fe-Fe] hydrogenase large subunit C-terminal domain-containing protein translates to MTQAKQHAISINLNKCTGCVHCLTACPTQAIRIRDGKARVIDRQCIDCGECIRHCPRDAIESHTTSFSDLQRFAYKVAIPATALYGQFGNSVLPYEILYALRKIGFDHVYDLSAICELYIAAVEEYLTEHAQPRPVIASTCPVVVRLIQRRFPALSELIVPFEPPREIGAKILRSTLPAALKLKPEDIGIIHITPCPAKLVSINHPATMKKSFLDGAVSIRDIYPPILDILRKKDDTAIMRHLFPDSSMSGLGIGWSISGGETRSLPKFRTVAVSGVQDTIHVLDQVESGLLRDVDYLECMVCPDGCVGGPLSIENRFLAKSRILHLAKKAGDKSVIDRSEIRTMYRENFLSFQHPLEPQPSAPLDADPAEAIRKAGLRDEILQRLPGKDCGFCGAPYCATLADDIVRGLADIRDCPMTWKETP
- a CDS encoding ATP-binding protein, whose protein sequence is MTGDKAFRTEFSVKGREFSRAGDVSCRIKNLLKDIGIDAGTVRRLAIAAFEAEMNVIMYARQAVISLAVTPEKVSIIVDDEGPGIPDINLAMKEGFSTATREMRELGFGAGMGLPNIRKNSDVFHLTSEPGQGTRLEITVCLDGSRP
- a CDS encoding GNAT family N-acetyltransferase; amino-acid sequence: MEKTENLKDGTEVIIRELTLDDLDALMAFYAGLPREDRKYLRVDVTDKRIVSRRLQRIEAGDHIRIGAFHDGKIIADGHLELSGERWSEHQAEIRVIIARPFRNKGLGTVMIRELYFIAVRRNVETIVARLMRPQVGAQLIFRKLGFREDTLFPDFVKDIEGAAQDLIYMSCHVKDLWKELDRLFSESDWQRCR